The Epilithonimonas zeae genome contains a region encoding:
- the uvrA gene encoding excinuclease ABC subunit UvrA produces MATTTDIDIKKFLFVKNAHLNNLKNIDVLIPKNKLIVITGVSGSGKSSLAFDTIYAEGQRRYVESLSSYARQFLGKLEKPKIDDIKGLAPSIAIQQKVISSNPRSTVGTSTEIYDYMKLLFARVGRTYSPVSGEEVKKDSVTDVIDFIKASKKDSTFLLLTPLTFEKETFAELLKTLKVSGFTRLEVNGNLAGIEDLESFGFTPEKDMTINLVIDRFSYEEDENFLQRLADSIQMAFYEGHGYCSLKNTDTGNIREFSNKFELDGIVFNEPNVHYFSFNNPYGACPTCEGYGKVIGIDEDLVIPNKNLSLHEDAVASWKGESMSEWKKDFIKKAKDFPIHKPYHQLTKEQKQYLWKGDKTKTFPSIDNFFKMLEENLYKIQYRVMLSRYRGKTLCHECEGLRLREETSWVKIDGHNIQSLIELPLDELLPLIKSLKLNDHDREIAKRLTYEIETRLEFLTKVGLGYLTLNRTSNTLSGGESQRINLATSLGSSLVGSIYILDEPSIGLHSRDTENLIGVLKQLRDLGNTVIVVEHDEDVMREADYIIDIGPEAGYLGGDLVFSGDYKAMMKADTLTAKYLNGDLEIEVPNKRRKTKEFIEIKGARQNNLKNVDVNVPLECLTVITGVSGSGKSTLMKEVMTNAIQIQLGMGGKKADYDSVAFPSKLIQNIELIDQNPIGKSSRSNPVTYLKAYDDIRDLFAKQKSAKVQGLKPKHFSFNVDGGRCDECKGDGVITVSMQFMADIELECEHCHGTRFKKEILEIKYDEKNISDILHMTVDEALEFFKENHEEKIATKLKPLQDVGLGYLQLGQSSSTLSGGEAQRVKLASFLVKGVTTDKTLFVFDEPSTGLHFHDIKKLLKSLQALIELGHSVVVIEHQPDIIKCADHIIDVGPNAGKYGGEIVFTGTPEDLIKEKKSFTAKYIAEKLK; encoded by the coding sequence ATGGCTACAACAACCGACATCGATATCAAGAAATTTCTTTTCGTTAAAAATGCGCACCTTAACAATCTGAAAAACATAGATGTTCTGATTCCAAAGAACAAACTAATTGTGATTACGGGGGTATCTGGAAGTGGAAAATCATCTCTGGCTTTCGACACCATTTATGCCGAAGGACAAAGGCGTTATGTGGAAAGTTTGAGTTCATACGCACGCCAGTTTTTGGGCAAATTGGAAAAACCAAAAATTGATGACATCAAAGGTTTGGCTCCGTCAATTGCGATTCAGCAAAAAGTGATTTCGTCCAATCCGCGTTCTACGGTTGGGACTTCTACGGAGATTTACGATTATATGAAATTGTTGTTCGCCAGAGTTGGAAGAACTTATTCACCAGTTTCCGGAGAGGAAGTAAAAAAAGACAGCGTAACGGACGTGATTGATTTCATCAAGGCTTCCAAAAAAGATTCTACCTTTTTACTTTTGACGCCTTTGACATTTGAAAAAGAAACATTTGCTGAATTACTGAAAACCCTTAAAGTCTCAGGATTCACGAGGTTGGAAGTAAATGGAAATCTTGCTGGTATTGAGGATTTGGAAAGTTTCGGATTCACGCCTGAGAAAGATATGACGATTAATCTCGTGATTGATAGATTCAGTTACGAGGAAGATGAGAATTTCCTGCAACGTTTGGCAGATTCTATCCAAATGGCTTTCTATGAAGGCCACGGCTATTGTTCACTTAAAAATACGGATACAGGAAATATCCGTGAATTTTCTAATAAATTTGAATTAGACGGCATCGTTTTCAATGAACCAAATGTTCATTATTTCAGCTTCAACAATCCTTACGGTGCTTGTCCGACTTGTGAAGGTTACGGAAAAGTGATTGGAATTGATGAAGATTTGGTAATTCCAAACAAAAACTTGTCGCTTCACGAGGATGCAGTCGCTTCTTGGAAAGGCGAAAGTATGAGCGAATGGAAAAAGGATTTTATCAAAAAAGCTAAAGATTTCCCTATCCATAAGCCTTATCATCAATTAACGAAAGAACAGAAACAATATCTTTGGAAAGGCGACAAAACGAAAACATTCCCGAGCATTGATAATTTTTTCAAAATGCTGGAGGAAAATTTATACAAAATTCAGTACAGAGTTATGCTTTCGCGTTACCGTGGAAAAACACTTTGCCACGAATGCGAAGGTCTTAGATTACGAGAAGAAACAAGCTGGGTAAAAATTGACGGACATAATATCCAATCCTTGATTGAACTACCTTTGGACGAATTGCTTCCATTAATCAAATCTTTAAAACTCAACGACCACGACAGAGAAATCGCCAAACGTCTGACTTACGAGATCGAAACAAGATTAGAGTTTTTGACTAAAGTTGGTCTTGGTTATTTGACATTAAACAGAACTTCGAACACGCTTTCCGGCGGAGAAAGTCAGAGAATTAATCTGGCGACTAGTTTGGGAAGTTCATTGGTTGGTTCTATTTATATTTTGGATGAGCCAAGCATTGGTCTTCATTCCCGAGATACCGAAAATCTGATTGGTGTTTTGAAACAATTGCGAGATTTAGGAAATACCGTGATTGTTGTAGAACACGATGAAGATGTGATGCGGGAAGCAGATTATATTATCGATATTGGTCCGGAAGCGGGTTATCTGGGTGGCGATTTGGTTTTCAGTGGCGATTATAAAGCGATGATGAAAGCGGATACTTTGACCGCAAAATATCTGAATGGCGATTTGGAAATTGAAGTTCCAAATAAACGAAGAAAGACAAAAGAATTCATCGAGATAAAAGGCGCTCGTCAAAATAACTTGAAAAATGTAGATGTCAATGTTCCTTTAGAATGTCTGACCGTTATCACAGGCGTTTCCGGAAGTGGTAAATCGACTCTGATGAAAGAAGTGATGACGAATGCCATTCAAATTCAACTTGGAATGGGTGGAAAAAAAGCGGATTATGATTCGGTGGCATTTCCTTCAAAATTGATTCAAAATATTGAATTGATTGACCAAAACCCGATTGGAAAATCGTCGCGTTCCAATCCAGTCACTTATCTGAAAGCTTACGACGATATCCGTGACCTTTTTGCCAAACAAAAATCAGCGAAAGTTCAGGGTCTGAAACCAAAGCATTTTTCTTTCAACGTAGATGGCGGGCGATGCGACGAATGTAAGGGTGACGGCGTGATTACCGTTTCAATGCAGTTTATGGCGGATATCGAGCTGGAATGCGAACATTGCCACGGAACGCGTTTCAAAAAAGAAATCCTAGAAATCAAATACGACGAGAAAAATATTTCGGATATCCTTCATATGACGGTTGACGAAGCGTTAGAATTCTTCAAGGAAAACCACGAAGAGAAAATAGCAACCAAATTAAAACCTCTTCAGGATGTTGGTTTAGGTTATCTACAATTAGGTCAATCTTCTTCTACTCTTTCCGGAGGTGAAGCGCAGAGAGTGAAGTTAGCCTCTTTTCTTGTGAAAGGTGTGACGACGGACAAAACGTTATTTGTATTTGATGAACCTTCAACAGGTCTGCATTTCCACGATATCAAAAAATTACTGAAATCGCTTCAGGCATTGATAGAATTAGGACATTCTGTGGTGGTGATTGAGCATCAGCCCGATATTATCAAATGTGCCGACCACATTATCGACGTTGGCCCCAATGCAGGAAAATACGGTGGCGAAATTGTTTTCACAGGAACTCCGGAAGATTTGATTAAAGAGAAAAAGTCTTTTACCGCTAAATATATTGCGGAGAAGTTGAAATAA
- a CDS encoding GNAT family N-acetyltransferase produces the protein MNFDFEQNYILENEVVRLEPIKTSDFDVLLTYSENEPEIWKFNAGGANGKDNLEKYISNAIFQREQEKEYAFIIFDKRTNNYVGSTRFYGIFLENQTIEIGYTWYGKEYQGTGINKNCKYLLLEFAFEKLNMERVAFAANSKNSRSLNAMKSIGCVVEGILRNCSKDAEGNRIDVTRLSILKSEWYETVKTKLKNSTESLVRK, from the coding sequence ATGAATTTCGACTTTGAGCAAAATTACATTCTAGAAAATGAAGTTGTAAGATTAGAGCCTATTAAAACTTCTGATTTTGACGTTCTACTAACCTATTCTGAAAATGAACCAGAGATTTGGAAATTCAATGCTGGCGGCGCAAACGGAAAAGATAATCTTGAAAAATATATCTCTAATGCAATTTTCCAAAGAGAACAAGAAAAAGAATACGCATTTATAATCTTTGACAAAAGGACAAATAATTATGTCGGAAGCACTCGTTTTTATGGGATTTTTTTAGAAAATCAAACCATTGAAATTGGTTACACTTGGTATGGAAAAGAATACCAAGGAACGGGAATCAATAAAAATTGCAAATACTTGTTATTAGAATTTGCTTTTGAAAAACTGAATATGGAACGTGTTGCCTTTGCTGCAAACAGTAAAAATTCCCGAAGTTTAAATGCAATGAAAAGTATTGGCTGTGTTGTAGAAGGCATTCTGAGAAATTGCAGTAAGGATGCTGAAGGAAATAGAATTGACGTCACAAGACTGAGCATTTTAAAAAGCGAATGGTATGAAACAGTAAAAACAAAATTAAAAAATAGCACAGAAAGCCTTGTAAGAAAATAA
- a CDS encoding N-acetylmuramoyl-L-alanine amidase has product MRNSLYLITLGTLIISCGTQQKTAKKISPALPNAPKPIVQVKKPEIKEEDGEYYRVNIADITKNDNTASYGSIVSANPSGFKIVKTYFPAIGQNFRQKYVILHYTVLNDEKSITTLTQQSVSAHYLVSTLPDKEIYQLVDENKRSYHAGVSNWRKDQNLNDTSIGIEIVNLGYTTDSLNNRVFYPYPEEQFKKVAALVKDIVTRYNIPPTNILAHSDIAPTRKQDPGPLFPWKRLYDDYQVGMWYDETTKQNFLNQILTTNDIVLQYNNPEFVSKIQQQLVQFGYTLSVNGVWDKTTKQTIEAFQFHFRPSNYSGILDAETWAILQALIQKYPQK; this is encoded by the coding sequence ATGCGTAATTCATTATATCTCATAACCTTAGGAACCTTAATTATTTCTTGCGGAACACAACAAAAAACTGCAAAAAAAATTAGTCCAGCGCTTCCTAATGCTCCAAAACCAATTGTTCAAGTAAAAAAACCGGAAATAAAAGAAGAAGACGGAGAATATTATAGAGTCAATATTGCTGATATTACTAAGAATGATAACACCGCAAGTTATGGATCTATAGTAAGCGCAAATCCATCAGGTTTCAAAATTGTAAAAACTTATTTCCCTGCCATTGGTCAAAACTTCAGACAGAAATATGTTATTTTACATTATACTGTTCTTAATGATGAGAAATCTATCACAACTTTGACACAGCAATCTGTCAGCGCGCATTATCTTGTAAGTACACTTCCTGACAAAGAAATCTATCAATTAGTGGATGAAAATAAAAGATCCTATCACGCAGGCGTCAGCAATTGGAGAAAAGACCAAAACCTGAACGACACTTCAATTGGAATTGAAATCGTAAATCTTGGCTACACAACAGATTCTTTGAACAATCGTGTTTTTTATCCTTATCCGGAAGAACAGTTCAAAAAAGTGGCAGCTTTGGTAAAAGATATTGTGACGCGATATAATATTCCGCCAACTAATATTTTAGCACACTCTGATATTGCGCCAACCAGGAAACAAGATCCAGGACCACTTTTTCCTTGGAAAAGACTTTATGACGACTATCAAGTTGGGATGTGGTATGATGAAACAACGAAACAGAATTTCCTCAATCAAATATTAACAACCAACGATATTGTTTTACAGTATAACAATCCGGAATTTGTGTCTAAGATTCAACAGCAATTGGTTCAGTTTGGATATACGTTATCAGTTAATGGTGTTTGGGACAAAACTACGAAACAAACGATTGAGGCTTTCCAATTTCATTTCCGACCGAGCAATTACAGTGGAATTTTAGATGCAGAAACCTGGGCGATTTTGCAGGCTTTGATTCAGAAATATCCGCAAAAGTAG
- a CDS encoding TonB-dependent receptor plug domain-containing protein codes for MKRIIVALSAVVLSINGLAQNKENEIDEVNLQGRFLSIPYNDVNENVTVITKQQIQNSPATSIDELLQFHSGLDIKRRGSNGVQSDITIRGSSFEQVLILVNGIRMNDSQTGHNTFNLPFDISAVERVEIMKGSSAKLYGQNVYAGVINIVTKSSSEEQVTIKAQGGDFKTYDLSASATFGSEKFTNLFTISNGASDGYRFNTDYQIRNFFYQNKLKLNEGSLSLQAGFSEKKFGANGFYASPSAINQYEETQASVVSLQYQQKFNQLSVNSSVYWRRGQDMYLYTRSNPGGYRNMHIGNNVGGTVNASYESSLGTTGIGVDYRKEFLASSNLGDRERNVTQVFFDHQFRFFNQKLEVNPGASLANYSGQNFFYPGMDVGFIFNPNHKVFGAVSKGFRIPTFTDLYYVSPAEIGNPNLVPESAISSELGYRFQNEKILAKVSGFIRNTNNGIDWLKETPESPWKAENVGKIHLKGFETEFKHQLFSFLNYRLGYTYLDNQYKNEELSRYALQNLRHQFVAQLDVKFLKFFSNQLIYKYSERVNLGSYNILDEQLNFRIKDLNFYVLINNLTNAKYVETNLVPMPGRWFHVGFTYQIKMN; via the coding sequence ATGAAGAGAATAATTGTGGCTTTGTCGGCTGTTGTTTTGTCAATCAACGGCTTAGCACAGAACAAAGAAAATGAAATTGATGAGGTCAATTTACAGGGTCGGTTTTTATCGATTCCTTATAATGATGTGAATGAAAATGTGACAGTTATAACCAAGCAACAAATCCAAAACAGTCCAGCAACCAGCATCGATGAATTGTTGCAATTCCATTCTGGGTTGGATATCAAAAGACGAGGTTCCAACGGTGTTCAGAGTGATATTACAATTCGCGGAAGTTCGTTTGAGCAGGTTTTGATTTTGGTGAATGGCATTAGAATGAATGATTCGCAGACTGGACATAATACCTTCAATCTTCCGTTTGATATTTCGGCGGTGGAAAGGGTGGAAATTATGAAAGGCTCATCAGCAAAACTCTATGGACAGAATGTTTACGCAGGTGTCATCAACATCGTTACGAAATCATCTTCCGAAGAACAAGTGACGATAAAAGCGCAAGGCGGTGATTTCAAAACTTATGATTTGTCGGCTTCTGCAACTTTTGGTTCGGAGAAATTCACCAATCTATTTACAATTAGCAATGGCGCTTCCGATGGTTATCGATTCAATACAGATTATCAAATCAGGAATTTCTTCTATCAAAATAAATTAAAACTGAATGAAGGAAGTCTGAGTTTACAGGCTGGTTTTTCTGAAAAGAAATTTGGGGCGAATGGTTTTTATGCTTCGCCTTCAGCCATTAATCAATATGAGGAAACGCAGGCTTCTGTGGTAAGTTTGCAGTATCAGCAGAAATTTAATCAATTGTCTGTCAACTCTAGTGTTTATTGGCGAAGAGGACAGGATATGTATCTGTACACACGCTCAAATCCAGGTGGTTACAGAAATATGCACATCGGAAATAATGTTGGCGGAACCGTGAATGCGAGTTATGAATCATCACTTGGAACCACGGGAATTGGTGTTGATTATAGGAAAGAATTTCTTGCGAGCAGTAATCTTGGCGACAGAGAACGGAATGTGACGCAGGTATTTTTTGACCATCAATTCCGATTCTTTAATCAGAAACTGGAAGTCAATCCTGGTGCGAGTTTGGCAAATTATTCGGGTCAGAATTTTTTCTATCCTGGGATGGATGTTGGGTTTATTTTCAATCCCAATCATAAAGTGTTTGGAGCGGTTTCGAAAGGTTTCAGGATTCCGACTTTCACCGATTTGTATTACGTGAGTCCGGCTGAAATTGGAAATCCAAACTTGGTTCCTGAAAGTGCGATTTCATCAGAATTAGGTTATCGATTTCAGAATGAAAAAATATTGGCGAAAGTCAGCGGTTTCATCCGAAATACAAACAATGGAATCGATTGGTTGAAAGAAACGCCGGAAAGTCCTTGGAAAGCTGAAAATGTAGGAAAGATTCATCTTAAAGGTTTCGAAACAGAATTTAAACATCAATTATTTTCTTTCCTTAATTACCGTTTGGGCTACACGTATCTTGATAATCAATACAAAAATGAGGAGCTTTCCAGATACGCTTTGCAGAATCTGAGACATCAGTTTGTGGCACAATTAGATGTGAAGTTTTTGAAATTTTTCAGCAATCAATTGATTTACAAATATTCGGAACGTGTGAATCTTGGAAGTTATAATATTCTTGATGAACAACTTAATTTCCGAATCAAAGACCTTAATTTTTATGTCTTAATCAATAACTTGACGAATGCAAAGTATGTAGAAACCAATCTAGTTCCAATGCCGGGAAGATGGTTTCACGTCGGATTTACTTATCAAATTAAAATGAATTAA
- a CDS encoding NAD(P)-dependent oxidoreductase translates to MKLHKIAVIGGTGKAGSFLVKKLLEKGFQIKLLLRNPEKFSIQNPLLEIVKGDARDYDSVNELIKTCDAVISTIGQPKGEKSIFSDSTRNVIQSMKSNEIKRYIVITGLNVNTPFDNKNEKVKMATEWMYQNYPETTLDKQKEYELLTESNLDWTLVRLPLIIQTDESFATETNLYDCIWEKISANDLSEFLISQIDDETYFKKSPFLYNL, encoded by the coding sequence ATGAAACTACATAAAATTGCCGTGATTGGCGGTACAGGAAAAGCGGGTAGCTTTCTCGTAAAGAAACTTCTTGAAAAAGGTTTTCAAATCAAATTACTATTAAGAAATCCTGAAAAATTTTCTATTCAAAATCCTTTGCTCGAAATTGTAAAAGGCGATGCAAGAGATTATGATTCAGTTAATGAATTAATAAAAACTTGCGATGCTGTAATCAGTACAATTGGTCAGCCTAAAGGAGAAAAATCAATATTTTCTGATTCAACGAGAAATGTTATCCAATCTATGAAATCTAATGAAATCAAAAGATATATCGTGATAACAGGTTTAAACGTTAATACACCGTTTGATAATAAAAATGAAAAAGTGAAAATGGCAACCGAATGGATGTATCAGAATTATCCTGAAACGACTTTGGATAAACAAAAAGAATATGAACTTTTGACGGAAAGCAATCTGGATTGGACTTTGGTAAGATTACCTTTGATAATTCAAACTGATGAAAGTTTTGCAACTGAAACCAATTTATATGATTGCATTTGGGAAAAAATCAGTGCCAATGATTTATCGGAATTTTTGATTTCTCAGATTGATGACGAAACTTATTTTAAGAAAAGTCCGTTTTTGTATAACTTATAA
- a CDS encoding GNAT family N-acetyltransferase produces MNITLKTERLSLRPISESDFENVYNLQSLEETSKYNTSKIPENLNETKITVENWILENNQENPKKFTFAIDLVAEEKFIGLIGINLGKEHYKNAEIWFQFDYRFWNKGYATESLRKIIEFGFEDLKLHRIEAGCAVDNMGSFTVLEKVGMLREAHTRQLLPLKSGWSDNYGYAILSTDERK; encoded by the coding sequence ATGAACATTACTTTAAAAACTGAGAGACTTAGTTTAAGACCTATTTCTGAAAGTGATTTTGAAAACGTTTATAACTTACAAAGCTTAGAAGAAACTTCGAAATATAATACTTCCAAAATTCCCGAAAACCTCAACGAAACTAAAATCACAGTTGAGAATTGGATTCTTGAAAATAACCAGGAGAATCCTAAAAAATTCACATTTGCGATTGATTTGGTAGCTGAGGAAAAATTCATTGGATTGATTGGAATCAATCTAGGAAAAGAGCATTACAAAAATGCCGAAATCTGGTTTCAGTTTGATTATAGATTTTGGAATAAAGGTTACGCAACAGAAAGCCTAAGAAAAATTATAGAATTCGGTTTTGAAGATTTGAAACTTCATAGGATTGAAGCTGGTTGCGCTGTTGATAATATGGGGTCGTTCACTGTTTTAGAAAAGGTTGGAATGTTGAGAGAAGCGCATACAAGACAATTGCTGCCACTTAAATCTGGTTGGTCGGATAATTATGGTTATGCGATTTTATCAACTGATGAGAGGAAATAA
- a CDS encoding YceI family protein, giving the protein MKKLTVLALAGAALMFTACNDKKETVKDAQEVAAKTGEAYKVDLATSNVNWKAFHKGGFAPRWGTLNLKSGEITVENDAVTSGDFVIDMTTLKVDPASVTEADKKPADLEAHLKNADFFDVEKQPTSDFKITAVADLAGELPKDAVAGANKTVSGNLTLLGKTLNVSFPAKVTVAEGKAAIEAKFTVNRADWGIKFGTDETDPAEWMISKDIEIGINVNASK; this is encoded by the coding sequence ATGAAAAAATTAACGGTATTAGCATTGGCAGGCGCTGCTTTGATGTTCACAGCTTGTAACGACAAAAAAGAAACAGTAAAAGATGCACAGGAAGTTGCAGCAAAAACTGGTGAAGCTTACAAAGTAGATTTGGCTACCTCCAACGTGAACTGGAAAGCTTTCCACAAAGGTGGATTTGCACCAAGATGGGGAACACTTAACCTGAAATCTGGAGAAATTACAGTTGAAAATGATGCGGTGACTTCCGGAGATTTTGTAATCGATATGACAACTTTGAAAGTTGATCCTGCATCTGTAACGGAGGCTGATAAAAAACCAGCTGACCTGGAAGCACACCTTAAAAATGCTGATTTCTTTGATGTTGAAAAACAACCAACTTCTGATTTCAAAATCACTGCGGTAGCAGACTTGGCTGGAGAACTTCCAAAAGATGCTGTTGCGGGTGCTAACAAAACTGTGAGCGGAAACCTGACATTGTTAGGAAAAACACTTAATGTTTCTTTCCCTGCGAAAGTAACTGTTGCTGAAGGAAAAGCGGCTATTGAAGCTAAATTTACTGTGAACAGAGCGGATTGGGGAATCAAATTCGGGACTGATGAAACTGACCCAGCTGAATGGATGATCAGCAAAGACATAGAAATTGGAATTAATGTCAATGCTTCTAAATAA
- the prmA gene encoding 50S ribosomal protein L11 methyltransferase yields MAAYLEFNFKIKPLQPWNEILMAELIEIGFDSFTEEYDGILGYIQKDLFKEEDLKNIYLLQNDEVEISYTYEEMPNINWNEEWEKNFSPINVEDKVLIRAEFHEPNPEMHEIVIQPKMSFGTGHHPTTHLMIQQMLDMDLENKKVLDMGCGTSVLAIFAKQKGAGRTVAIDIDEWSVENSKENATRNNVELDIELGTADNLGKEKFEIILANINRNILISDIPTYVSVLEDGGKLLLSGLCFFDVDDILEVCTEQNLKLEKKIQREEWVSLLLSK; encoded by the coding sequence ATGGCAGCTTACCTGGAATTCAATTTCAAAATAAAACCTCTTCAACCCTGGAACGAAATATTGATGGCAGAACTGATAGAAATTGGTTTTGACAGCTTCACAGAAGAATATGACGGTATTCTTGGTTATATCCAAAAAGACCTTTTTAAAGAAGAGGATTTGAAAAATATTTACCTTCTGCAAAATGATGAAGTTGAGATTTCATACACCTACGAGGAAATGCCAAATATCAACTGGAATGAGGAATGGGAAAAGAATTTTTCACCAATTAATGTGGAAGATAAAGTCCTAATCCGAGCAGAATTTCACGAACCGAATCCAGAAATGCACGAGATTGTGATTCAGCCGAAAATGTCTTTTGGAACCGGGCATCATCCTACGACGCACCTGATGATTCAACAAATGTTGGATATGGATTTGGAGAACAAAAAAGTGCTTGATATGGGTTGCGGAACCTCGGTGTTGGCCATTTTCGCAAAACAAAAAGGAGCGGGCAGAACTGTTGCCATCGATATTGATGAATGGTCTGTAGAGAATTCCAAAGAAAATGCAACGCGTAATAATGTGGAATTGGATATCGAATTGGGAACTGCTGACAATCTTGGCAAAGAAAAATTCGAAATTATCTTAGCAAACATCAACAGAAATATTTTGATTTCTGACATTCCGACTTATGTTTCCGTCTTGGAAGATGGTGGAAAATTGTTGCTTTCCGGACTTTGCTTCTTCGATGTTGATGATATTCTGGAAGTCTGCACAGAACAAAATCTGAAGCTTGAGAAGAAAATCCAGAGGGAAGAATGGGTTTCTTTGTTGTTGAGTAAATAA
- the mtgA gene encoding monofunctional biosynthetic peptidoglycan transglycosylase produces the protein MWKFIKKLFFILIVANILFVIFGIFFNPPITLTQLGGLIKYGKLHRDYISYEDMGSNIKKAVIASEDQLFFTHNGFDYKQIEKALKKNDKKGKVVRGGSTISQQTAKNVFLWQGRSWFRKGLEAVYTFIIEKVWGKDIILERYLNSIEMGQGVFGIEAASQYYYSKPAKDLTKSQAAWIAAVLPNPKKYDPKNPSPYLNKKHNWIMRQMNNIVLK, from the coding sequence ATGTGGAAGTTTATCAAGAAACTGTTTTTTATACTTATTGTAGCAAATATCCTATTCGTGATTTTCGGAATATTCTTTAATCCACCAATTACATTAACGCAGTTAGGAGGTCTTATAAAGTACGGAAAGCTACATCGCGATTATATTTCTTATGAAGATATGGGAAGCAATATCAAGAAAGCTGTAATTGCTTCAGAGGATCAATTGTTCTTTACACATAATGGATTTGATTATAAACAAATCGAAAAAGCCTTGAAAAAAAATGATAAGAAAGGAAAGGTTGTAAGAGGAGGAAGTACTATTTCTCAGCAGACTGCAAAAAATGTTTTTCTTTGGCAGGGTAGAAGTTGGTTCAGGAAAGGGCTGGAAGCTGTTTATACATTCATTATAGAAAAGGTTTGGGGAAAAGATATTATTCTTGAAAGATATCTCAATTCGATAGAAATGGGTCAGGGTGTTTTCGGAATTGAGGCTGCATCTCAATATTATTATAGTAAACCAGCAAAGGATTTAACCAAAAGTCAAGCAGCTTGGATTGCTGCTGTTTTACCGAACCCAAAAAAATACGATCCAAAAAATCCTAGTCCGTATCTTAACAAAAAACACAACTGGATTATGCGCCAAATGAACAATATTGTTCTGAAATAA